The DNA sequence TTCTAGCATGGGGAACCAACGGGAACAGCCTGCGGGTTAGACGTCCGAACAGGAACCGGGGAGACAGACTTTCCAAGTAGTCAAAGCTACAGGAGAAAGAAGAGTGTCCCCGATGATCCTCAAGACCATTATCCAGGAGCATCGCGAAAAGTCCAACCCCGATGTTTGTGAAATATGTTTGCGACCCACGGGGGAGGGGCGCCCCTCCCCCGTGGGCAAGTCACCCAAGAATATGCGATTGTCAAGGAGCCTATCCAACTGGAAATTCGATTAAAAAATCTTTCTAAAAATACTATACGAGGAGCAATCATTATGACAAACATTTTTAGCTATTTAAAAGATCATGAGCAGCACATTTTTCAGACTGTTGAAACACTTGTGAAAGCCGAATCTCCATCCCACGATAAAGCATTGGTGGATGAGTGCGGTCAAGTTTTGCAAGACCTTTTTAAGGAGCACCTTGGGTTAACAGCAGAGGTTTTTAAACAAGAAAGTGCAGGGAACCACTTGAAGTTTACATACGGAGACGGAGATGAGCAGATTCTTATTATTGTTCATTTCGACACGGTCTGGGATAAAGGGCGTTTAAGCTTACGAATCGATGGGAACCGTGCCTATGGACCAGGTATTTTTGACATGAAATCCGGGATTTTGTTGTCATTGTGGGCAGTGAAAGCAATAAAAGAGCTTAACATATTGATGGTAGTCTAAAAAGTGGACACAGATTTTAGAGATCACATCTGGATAGGAAAGCCTCCCTATAAGTTGTTATGGAGGTGGGGGGACATAGCCCCATAGGTGAGCCTGACCGAAAGGGAAGGCGA is a window from the Caldalkalibacillus thermarum genome containing:
- a CDS encoding M20/M25/M40 family metallo-hydrolase; the protein is MTNIFSYLKDHEQHIFQTVETLVKAESPSHDKALVDECGQVLQDLFKEHLGLTAEVFKQESAGNHLKFTYGDGDEQILIIVHFDTVWDKGRLSLRIDGNRAYGPGIFDMKSGILLSLWAVKAIKELNILMVV